The following is a genomic window from Bacillus sp. V2I10.
GCGATTCATTAAACTCTTTTTAAAGACTTTAAACATGTTTCTTGCTCTTTTCTATCCAATCTTGTATAATCTCTATGTTAAAGATCAGACATTGGTTTCTGATCTTTTTTTACGAATTTAAATCGGAACGATTCTTAAACTAGAAGGTGAAACGAATGAATCAGCCTATTATTGATATCCGTCATTTATCATTCACATATGACCGTACTAAAGTGCTTGAAGATGTTCATTTTAAAGTAAGAGAGGGCGACTTTCTGGGATTAGTGGGACCAAACGGATCTGGGAAGACAACACTGCTGAAATGCCTTCTCGGTCTATTAAAGCCTGATGAGGGAGAAATTTCGCTTTTCGGTAAAGACATCCGCAAATTTAAAGAGTGGTATAAAATCGGCTTTGTTTCACAAAAAGCTAATAGCTTTAATACAGGCTTTCCGGCATCTGTGTACGAAGTAGTTGCAAGCGGCCTTACATCTAAATTAGGTTTATTTAAAATGCTGAAACCGGCTCATCATCAAAAAGTAAAAGCTGCCATTAAGGCTGTCGGCTTAGAACAGCTGTCAAAACGAAATATCGGTGAACTTTCAGGAGGCCAGCAGCAGCGGACATTTATTGCAAGGGCGCTTGTAAGTGATCCGAAATTGCTAATACTTGATGAGCCGACAGTAGGAGTTGATGCTCAAACAGTTCAGAGCTTCTACGAAATGCTGAAAAATTTAAACACAGAAATGGGAATTACTTTAATTCTTGTCACACATGATGTAGGGACAATTACAGATAAAGTAACACATGTAGCCTGTTTAAATAAACATTTGCATTTCCACGGAAATACACAGGAATTTGAAAGCCTGCAAAACTCTGATATGTCTGACTTTTATGGTCATTCTGTTCATGTATTAACTCACGATCACCATGGTCATGGGGGAAGGTAAAATGATAAATAGTATTCTTAATTATGAATTTTTACAAAATGCATTCCTGGCAGGAATTCTCATCGGCCTGATTGCACCGCTTCTTGGAGTTTTTGTAGTCGTAAGAAGACTTTCTTTAATAGCTGATGCCCTGAGTCATGTGACTTTAGCAGGAATCGCAGCAAGCTTGCTGCTTGAGAAAAAAGTACTTGGCATGTCGGGGCTGAATCCGATTTATTTAGGAATGGGATTTTCTGTGGCAGGGTCGTTATTTATAGAAAAATTGAGAGCTGTCTATAAGCATTTTCAGGAGCTCGCCATACCGATAATCCTTTCGGCCGGAGTAGGGCTGAGCGTTATTTTTATTTCTCTTGCTGATGGATTTAATACGGATTTAT
Proteins encoded in this region:
- a CDS encoding metal ABC transporter ATP-binding protein; the protein is MNQPIIDIRHLSFTYDRTKVLEDVHFKVREGDFLGLVGPNGSGKTTLLKCLLGLLKPDEGEISLFGKDIRKFKEWYKIGFVSQKANSFNTGFPASVYEVVASGLTSKLGLFKMLKPAHHQKVKAAIKAVGLEQLSKRNIGELSGGQQQRTFIARALVSDPKLLILDEPTVGVDAQTVQSFYEMLKNLNTEMGITLILVTHDVGTITDKVTHVACLNKHLHFHGNTQEFESLQNSDMSDFYGHSVHVLTHDHHGHGGR